The genomic segment CTCGTCGTTTCTGTTCTTCAGTCTTTTAAGGTGACAAACCTAGGTTGAGCGAATCTTTGCATCGCAATCTAACCTTATCTAGATAATATCTTATTCTGTAGCGAGTTGCAACTTGCATCTTCTGTCTAAGTCGTCAGAAATTTGTAATCTTTACACTCTCTTGAAAAATCAAAAACACGGTTCTAAAAATTTTTAGCGTGCCCAAAAAGTCCAAGGATTGAAATCCCGGTAAGAATCAATATGCACCCTAAAAGCTTAGGTAGATTAATCCCTTCATCTAAAAATGCTGCGCCATAAAAAATAGCGATAACATACCCCAAAGCGACCATGGGATAAGCATAACTCAGTTCCCACTTGGAAATCACGACCAACCATAAGATCGAGCTCATTCCAAAACACATAAATCCAACGAAGATGGCGGGCGTAAAGATAATACTGAAGAGCTGACGCCAAATGTTCTGAGCAGTGACCCGACCATATTGAAGCATACCGACACGAAAAAGGAACTGGCCGGTTGCTCCCAAAAAAATTGAAAAAAGGGCAATCCCCAAAGAACGAAAATCCAAGCTCAAGCGCTGCACTTCCTTAACATATCTTTCCTTCATAAAGAAGTAGCTTCCCCAGTGCTTTTATCAAATATACCTCAAGTTCCATAATTAAGCGCTATATCGGATTGAGGGATAGGTTGATGATACTCAAAATCGCGTCCTTGCACAGTGACCTTGCTGCCGTCAACTGTAACCATGAGCCCTTCACTGGCTTCGGCAGTAGCTTGGCGTACGCGCGTCACTGAAGAATCTCCAAAGAGCGTAAACGCATCATGAACGGCAGTTCCGGGTGCTCCAATTTTCAAATGCAAATGGCCCGAGAAAAGAACAACCTGAGGATAAGCTTCCAGGATTTTTGCCAATTCTTCCTGCTGCTGGACGTATTGCGTATGGATCGGGGAATCGCCCTTGTCTGTAAATAGCGGTTGATGGAGGAAAACGAAAATCGGCTTTTGCGGATCTGCATTCTCCGCTAGCTTTTGTTTTAGCCACGTAAGCTGTTCTTCAGAAAGGTACACCCCATCGCCGATCTTGGGGTCAGACATCGCCGATTTCTCCGATCCCAGAAAAATAAAGTGATAGCCTTTCATCACGCGATCTGTATACACTTGATCTCGCCCAGAAAAATCTAAGAAACGTTGCACAGCCTGCTCATCCGTTTCTCCGTTTGGAAAGGTCTCTTTGTTCCAAGCTTCAGTCTTGGGATCGTGATATGCTTTATAAAATTCATGGTTGCCCATCGTAAAAAGAAGGGGCGTTTTCTGAGTCGACCTTGAGCGAACCTTTTGAATCAATTGGTTCAAAACCCTATAGTCAGCTGGCAGCCCATCTCCAAGATCTCCATTGACCACGATTAAATCAAGAGGAGAGCGTTGCGGGTCCAGTAAATCGCTAAGCGCATTCTCAACCTTAGCTTGAGCATTTTCGTCCGTCGACCGAACATGGAGATCGCTTATGACGGCAAAGTGCAATTCTGAACTCGACTCTGTATTCTGAGTAGTCACAGGAACCCCAGGCTCAAGTTGAGTTTGAGCCTGGAGTTCCTGCACGCCGTCAAGTCTTGCCCCAGAAAGCAGATTTCCAAGGAAGCCCGAATTATCCACAAAGAGGATCAGAAGA from the Desulfitobacterium metallireducens DSM 15288 genome contains:
- a CDS encoding metallophosphoesterase family protein; its protein translation is MKRRYTFFFKISIAMTVGLVTLLILFVDNSGFLGNLLSGARLDGVQELQAQTQLEPGVPVTTQNTESSSELHFAVISDLHVRSTDENAQAKVENALSDLLDPQRSPLDLIVVNGDLGDGLPADYRVLNQLIQKVRSRSTQKTPLLFTMGNHEFYKAYHDPKTEAWNKETFPNGETDEQAVQRFLDFSGRDQVYTDRVMKGYHFIFLGSEKSAMSDPKIGDGVYLSEEQLTWLKQKLAENADPQKPIFVFLHQPLFTDKGDSPIHTQYVQQQEELAKILEAYPQVVLFSGHLHLKIGAPGTAVHDAFTLFGDSSVTRVRQATAEASEGLMVTVDGSKVTVQGRDFEYHQPIPQSDIALNYGT